The following proteins are co-located in the Solanum pennellii chromosome 8, SPENNV200 genome:
- the LOC107026776 gene encoding uncharacterized protein LOC107026776 isoform X1, with amino-acid sequence MDLVENPEEVEEKRKEISGSARLRRVLGILVFFCAFFTISFSVLYLAVFLGNLSISSPISLPSQCKIVSSSVDLRSSKVCELGLLNYKAKHVLYPSERKKFRCHYDYYWASVFKVEYMDHSGQARSALAEAPNEALPSDCRPNFSGAWLTKDKFEVNKTYKCWYTLGISKVHIYQAGFFDCDAKDPSTIEMFIRYLILFMRILKSWYVSGVLYWHWRWEAVAGVIAGFCTSIMTVILFALLRKLFSCIYQLSVVRRFTLPFNKVRLRRVCFLLAYVSFTSWLAVQYFRRIGLPEIAVYYSM; translated from the exons ATGGATTTGGTGGAAAATCCGGAGGAGgtagaagagaagagaaaggAGATTAGTGGGTCAGCACGGTTGCGCAGAGTATTGGGGATTCTTGTCTTTTTCTGTGCCTTCTTTACAATATCATTTTCAGTGCTTTATTTAGCTGTTTTTCTTGGGAACCTGTCGATTTCCAGTCCAATATCTCTTCCGTCTCAATGCAAAATTGTCTCTAGCA GCGTGGATCTAAGGTCCTCTAAAGTCTGTGAACTGGGCTTGTTGAATTATAAAGCAAAGCATGTTCTATACCCTTCTGAAAGGAAAAAGTTTCGATGTCATTACGATTACTATTGGGCTTCTGTATTTAAG GTTGAATACATGGATCATTCAGGTCAGGCACGATCTGCGCTGGCAGAGGCACCTAATGAGGCCCTTCCATCTGATTGTAGACCAAACTTCTCTGGTGCATGGTTGACAAAGGATAAATTTGAG GTAAACAAGACTTACAAGTGTTGGTATACATTGGGAATATCTAAAGTGCACATATATCAAGCTGGCTTTTTTGATTGCGACGCAAAAGATCCATCAACTATTGAGATGTTTATTCGATATTTAATCTT GTTCATGAGGATATTGAAGTCTTGGTATGTTAGTGGGGTTTTATACTGGCACTGGAGATGGGAAGCTGTAGCCGGAGTTATTGCTGGTTTCTGTACTTCCATAATGACAGTAATTCTTTTTGCACTCCTACGGAAGTTGTTTTCTTGCATCTATCAACTTTCTGTGGTGAGAAGGTTTACTCTGCCATTTAATAAAGTCCGTTTAAGGAGAGTTTGTTTCCTGCTAGCTTATGTGTCATTTACTAGTTGGTTGGCCGTTCAATATTTCAGACGAATTGGTCTCCCTGAAATAGCAGTTTACTATAGCATGTAG
- the LOC107026776 gene encoding uncharacterized protein LOC107026776 isoform X2, with protein MDLVENPEEVEEKRKEISGSARLRRVLGILVFFCAFFTISFSVLYLAVFLGNLSISSPISLPSQCKIVSSSVDLRSSKVCELGLLNYKAKHVLYPSERKKFRCHYDYYWASVFKLVWRVIIHTDDPGSIPPQCPSSHRACLLWFTSLVWSANYYTVGVGLPSEHTTEYSPEGQRLWQRLLRCGLYWGSKNILITYCTHFYTFFIYAVILINLDDNYSDAFWIFPSLCYPLSSFGVPSASRSRCI; from the exons ATGGATTTGGTGGAAAATCCGGAGGAGgtagaagagaagagaaaggAGATTAGTGGGTCAGCACGGTTGCGCAGAGTATTGGGGATTCTTGTCTTTTTCTGTGCCTTCTTTACAATATCATTTTCAGTGCTTTATTTAGCTGTTTTTCTTGGGAACCTGTCGATTTCCAGTCCAATATCTCTTCCGTCTCAATGCAAAATTGTCTCTAGCA GCGTGGATCTAAGGTCCTCTAAAGTCTGTGAACTGGGCTTGTTGAATTATAAAGCAAAGCATGTTCTATACCCTTCTGAAAGGAAAAAGTTTCGATGTCATTACGATTACTATTGGGCTTCTGTATTTAAG TTGGTTTGGAGGGTGATCATCCACACGGATGACCCAGGATCGATCCCCCCTCAATGCCCATCGAGCCATAGGGCTTGCCTTTTGTGGTTTACATCCCTTGTATGGTCTGCAAATTATTACACAGTGGGGGTGGGTTTACCCAGTGAGCACACCACTGAGTACTCACCCGAAGGGCAGAGGTTGTGGCAGAGGTTGTTGCGCTGCGGGTTATATTGGGGTTCCAAAAATATTCTAATCACCTACTGTACCCATTTTTACACCTTCTTTATATACGCTGTGATATTAATCAATTTGGATGACAATTATTCCGATGCCTTTTGGATCTTCCCTTCTCTGTGTTACCCTCTCTCTTCCTTTGGCGTTCCATCAGCCAGCAGGAGTCGATGCATTTGA
- the LOC107028067 gene encoding protein CYCLOPS-like → MEMEGRGYSDFYRNTSEELFIRTMMDNSVGGVPVPTMEMLGFRSIPHSLRTDSEELFKSWLTSAENNGSDSTPMARGRQGSRRISSELAGLSSQQNEGIQKRKMADTQQPQNTCTAIESSSNLNKHSTRNVTDREMQASNLFLAKTWFHSSQPMTRSRSSELRRRYAAMQNSQSSLARESLQTIPGNAVNNFKEEVSHPTGYTDMSMCEMTNQPNTFMSPSNSSSSTFEAQQVDGVDNISSVVSMLKGTLERKKLTNYHTAREAIEENMLGCYGNQEIFCNSDMNQHPGNHISLNQGTYQDTPVVQVRDTGIPQTVQGSLDAVLESIMAPSNPIQIDMVTQEPSQSGSSVAAPILSIDFDAYDGLSNASQALNVYEGSRNQLGYGRSSENGSTARDMRERIYDNVKDNQKKEGLVRNGSLTSVQSAENGDPKKKRRVERSRKMAEAKERNLTPAIPSDMQSLVKRCDNLEKEVRSLKLNLAFMNRKDSEQTTQIEELQKQNEDLVKEKERLLGEIERIISESGKF, encoded by the exons ATGGAAATGGAGGGAAGAGGATATTCAGATTTCTATAGAAACACAAGTGAAGAATTGTTCATAAGAACTATGATGGACAACTCAGTAGGAGGAGTGCCTGTTCCTACAATGGAGATGTTGGGTTTTAGAAGCATCCCTCATTCTCTTCGAACCGACAGTGAGGAACTTTTCAAAAGCTGGCTCACAAGTGCAGAG AATAATGGCAGTGATTCTACACCAATGGCTCGTGGTCGACAAGGATCACGAAG GATCTCCAGTGAACTTGCTGGTCTATCTAGTCAGCAAAATGAGGGGATTCAGAAAAGAAAAATGGCCGATACTCAACAGCCACAGAATACATGTACTGCCATTGAATCATCTAGCAACCTTAATAAACATTCAACCAG GAACGTGACAGATAGGGAAATGCAAGCTAGTAATCTGTTTTTAGCCAAG ACCTGGTTCCATAGTTCTCAGCCCATGACGAGAAGTCGTTCATCTGAGTTAAG GAGGAGGTATGCAGCCATGCAAAATTCACAGTCTTCACTAGCTCGTGAATCCTTGCAAACTATACCTGGAAATGCTGTTAATAACTTCAAAGAAGAAGTTTCTCATCCCACTGGGTACACTGACATGTCAATGTGTGAAATGACCAACCAACCTAATACTTTTATGTCTCCATCAAattcttcttcatcaacttttgaAGCACAGCAAGTGGATGGCGTGGATAATATTTCTTCTGTTGTAAGCATGCTAAAGGGGACCTTAGAGCGGAAGAAATTGACAAACTATCATACTGCGAGGGAAGCCATTGAGGAGAATATGTTGGGGTGTTATGGTAATCAAGAAATCTTTTGTAACTCCGACATGAATCAACATCCAGGGAATCATATTTCTCTGAATCAAGGGACATATCAGGACACCCCTGTTGTTCAAGTCAGAGACACGGGGATCCCACAAACAGTTCAAGGGTCATTAGATGCCGTCTTAGAAAGTATTATGGCTCCCTCAAACCCAATCCAGATAGACATGGTAACACAGGAACCTTCTCAAAGTGGATCTTCTGTTGCAGCACCAATACTTTCAATCGATTTTGATGCATATGATGGCCTGAGCAATGCAAGTCAAGCTTTAAATGTGTACGAGGGCTCTAGAAATCAACTCGGATATGGAAGGAGCTCAGAAAATGGTTCAACTGCTAGAG ATATGAGAGAACGAATATATGACAACGTGAAGGACAACCAAAAG AAAGAAGGTTTAGTTCGAAATGGATCTTTGACATCTGTACAATCAG CGGAAAATGGAGATCctaagaagaagagaagggtGGAGCGTTCTCGGAA AATGGCAGAAGCTAAAGAGAGAAATTTAACACCAGCAATTCCTTCAGATATGCAATCCCTTGTGAAGCGCTGTGACAATCTGGAGAAGGAAGTTCGTTCACTTAAACTTAACCTGGCGTTTATGAATAG AAAGGATTCTGAACAGACTACACAAATTGAAGAGCTGCAGAAGCAGAATGAGGATTTGGTCAAGGAAAAAGAGCGCCTTCTTGGAGAAATCGAGAGGATCATTTCAGAATCTGGAAAGTTTTAG